One part of the Plasmodium cynomolgi strain B DNA, chromosome 3, whole genome shotgun sequence genome encodes these proteins:
- a CDS encoding hypothetical protein (putative), translating into MEEPIKILYLHIYEDKKTKKIRKLLEENYGKDNVISSKDKSRVVDIIILVVIYILCLCCIFLIFHFLFLNIPYVYMLILPCFFITMSIFFIASTIIYEILYRRCLGKANKLFDTMKPNVIVGYQFGCILAMHLSGARIPMVLVSPVQENIFSSKIRKSINIRDYPYIIFVHSTKDTKRNLSKTLELVESINKQNCRVEIVEEGHNLELMSASDYKNWVDEVYSQGQEVGKNAAPSSTTVDESMFKSEE; encoded by the exons ATGGAAGAGCCAATAAAGATCCTGTATCTTCACATTTACGAAGAtaagaaaacgaagaaaattaGAAAACTATTGGAAGAGAATTACGGGAAGGATAACGTAATTTCTTCTAAGGACAAGTCAAGAGTTGTGGACATAATAATCCTAGTCGTCATATACATCTTATGCTTGTGTTGTATTTTCCTCATATTTCACTTCCTATTTTTAAACATCCCATATGTCTACATGCTAATTTTGCCATGCTTCTTCATTACaatgagtattttttttattgcctcCACGATTATTTACGAGATTTTGTATCGTCGTTGTTTGGGGAAGGCCAACAAGCTGTTCGATACGATGAAGCCGAATGTCATTGTGGGGTATCAGTTCGGGTGCATTTTGGCCATGCACCTGTCTGGCGCGCGCATTCCGATG GTGTTAGTGTCCCCCGTGCAAGAAAACATTTTCTCCTCAAAGATAAGGAAGAGCATAAACATACGCGATTACCCATACATCATATTTGTCCACTCCACGAAGGATACGAAGCGGAACCTAAGCAAGACTTTAGAACTTGTAGAGTCGATCAATAAGCAAAACTGCCGAGTCGAGATAGTAGAGGAGGGACACAACTTGGAGTTGATGAGCGCATCCGACTACAAGAACTGGGTGGACGAGGTGTACTCGCAGGGACAGGAGGTTGGGAAAAACGCGGCCCCCAGCAGCACCACGGTCGACGAGTCTATGTTTAAAAGTGAAGAGTAG